Within Oceanicoccus sp. KOV_DT_Chl, the genomic segment AACACTGACACTACTGGCGAGTTCAAGTATGTTTGTGTCGCGAAACTGACTAGTAACGACAACTTCTTCCAAACCGCTGGTTTTTTTACCAGTTGCTGCAGAACTCGCATGGACAGACATCGCCACATTAATCGCACTGACAACAATGCCAAGCGATAGAGCAGTAGATTTTTTAATTAAAGGATATTTCATGGTTCTCTCTCGTTACAAAATAAAAATGAAAGAGACCCGGTGTGCGACGTGAAGAGGGCTTTGGACTATATACCTATTCCTACGCCGGTATTAACCGGATCAGGTTCAAGGGTTTACCCATTAGATAAAATCTGTTGAGTATCTCAGGCCGAAGCCACCCCTTAGGTTTGCGGGCGCAACTATAACAGGAAAAAAATTAGAGCGGTATCGAAAAATTCTGTCAAAACTGAACAGCGTCAAATTCAACGGTTATCCGCCCGCAATTTTCAGCTATGCAAAATTATTTATCGGGATTTGGAAATAGGTGGGTGAAAAATCATCTGCACCACCGTGCCATCCGGGTCCAGACAATAAAAACTGCGCGCACCATCACGATGGGTCTTGGGTGGATTTTTTATCCGCACGCCATGTTCTTGTAAAAAATGATGCCAGACATCGACCTGATCGATATCGTCAATAATAAAACCGATATGATCCAAACGTTGTACAGCCGGT encodes:
- a CDS encoding VOC family protein, coding for MTSAVNRPAPTAGMRHVALFVESFEETVMFYTKLLGMAIEWEPDPDNVYLTSGNDNLALHRYKGGERPPAVQRLDHIGFIIDDIDQVDVWHHFLQEHGVRIKNPPKTHRDGARSFYCLDPDGTVVQMIFHPPISKSR